A single window of Hemibagrus wyckioides isolate EC202008001 linkage group LG28, SWU_Hwy_1.0, whole genome shotgun sequence DNA harbors:
- the surf2 gene encoding surfeit locus protein 2, with protein MDDLPADLREFLQNQPFLELTEAKKIKCTLNGHEFPCKLAELQNFVSGKKYKKLCAGEEFNYSQYEPHLVPSTKQPNHLFCKLTLRHLNRVPHHVLRHVGGKRFRKALAEYEECMKQGVEFVPIRLRQKKAPRDTEEDGGTESTSGGSSKHKHKQKEKPKQDSSIWAPSSSEGEASDSEDSMSDLYPPTMFTLKKSEGGEEMEEGEDEFQTDDDDDMEVSEPEEEKQAAQKRKKVQSAGFNKKFKKNRKRKGFKQISKVKNGK; from the exons ATGGACGACTTGCCTGCAGATTTAAGAGAATTCCTGCAAAATCAACCTTTTCTCGAGCTGACCGAAGCCAAAAAG ATCAAGTGCACATTAAATGGCCACGAGTTTCCGTGCAAGCTTGCTGAGCTACAGAACTTCGTATCTGGGAAGAAATACAAGAAACTGTGTGCTGGAGAGGAGTTTAACTACAGTCAGTATGAACCTCATCTGGTCCCGAGCACCAAGCAGCC GAATCACCTTTTTTGCAAGCTGACCCTGAGACACCTCAACCGTGTGCCACATCACGTCCTTCGGCACGTCGGCGGAAAACGGTTCAGGAAAGCTCTGGCAGAAT ATGAGGAGTGCATGAAACAAGGTGTGGAGTTTGTTCCCATCAGACTCCGGCAGAAAAAGGCACCCCGAGACACAGAAGAAGATGGTGGCACGGAGAGCACGAGCGGAGGAAGCAGCAAgcacaaacacaagcagaaagagAAACCGAAACAAGACAGCAGCATCTGGGCTCCGAGCTCCAGCGAGGGAGAAGCCAGCGACTCTGAGGACAGCATGTCGGATCTCTATCCAC CTACTATGTTCACGCTAAAGAAGTCAGAGGGAGGGGAAGAGATGGAGGAAGGTGAAGATGAATTCCAGactgatgatgacgatgatatgGAGGTTTCTGAACCGGAAGAAGAGAAACAAGCAGCGCAGAAGCGTAAAAAG GTCCAGTCTGCTGGATTTAACAAGAAatttaagaaaaacagaaaaaggaaaggCTTTAAGCAGATCAGTAAAGTGAAgaatggaaaataa